The genomic window CATATATAAAAAAAATATTTTCTACGAAGAAAAAGAAAAATAAAAAGCGTAGAACCAACAGCAAAAAAACTGGGAATACCAGAAAAAACTATGGCAGCACCGGCAAATCATCAGCAAAGAAAAAAGTAAGTACCGCAAATAGCCGTCTTGCTGTATATCCATCATACCGTCGCGGGCAACATCGTAGCCTAAAACAAAAAATCTTTATATTCTTATTCAAAATATCATTACTCGGAGCTGTTATAGTAGCCATTATCATAGGCGCAGTAATGGTTAGCCTTCCACCTATAGATAAGCTGAATAAACTAAATAAATCACAAAGCATCCTGATAAAATCTGAGGATGGTGAGATAATAGGCAGCTTTGGCGATGTTTACGGAGAATATATACCATATAGTGAGCTACCACGCTCGTTAATAGACGCGGTTGTTGCGACTGAGGATAGAAGTTTTTTCCAACATTTTGGTATTGACCCTATAGGGCTCGCGCGCGCTACCATCACCAATATATCAGCAGGCAGAGTGGTACAAGGCGGCAGCACCATAACCCAGCAAGTAGCGAAGAATGTTTTCCTTACTCCAGAAAGAACTCTTAGCCGTAAATTCAGGGAAATATTACTTGCCTTCAAGCTAGAATATAAATTTTCCAAGCAAGAAATACTAAGTATTTACCTTAACCGTGTTTATCTTGGCTCTGGAACTTATGGCATAGACGCGGCTGCAAAACGTTATTTTGAGAAATCAGCTCGTGATCTTAATCTCGCTGAATCAGCCATTATCGCCGGACTGCTTAAAGCACCATCACGCTATGCTCCAAACCGTAACCCTAAAAATTCCCAAAAACGCGCCAATCAGATTCTGGTTAACATGAAAAATGCTGGCTATCTCAATGATAACCAACTGCGAAAAGCTCAGCTAAAATTAAACAGCTCTATGAAAAATCGTAAGCCAAACTCCCAAAATAGCCTATATTTCGCTGATTGGATAGTAGACCGAATCCCTGAATATGTAGGTAATATAAATGAGGATTTAGTGGTAATAACCACCTTAAATCCTGACTGGCAGAATATAGCGGAAAAATCTATCAACGAAATAATAGAAAAAAATGGTAAAAAATTACATGTGCAACAAGCCGCTCTTATATCTATGTCACCTGATGGAGCGGTAAGAAGCATGATGGGAGGAACAAGCTACGCCGAAAGTCAGTATAACCGAGTAACCCAAGCACAAAGACAACCAGGCTCAGCTTTTAAGATGTTCGTTTATCTCGCTGGCCTTGAAGGAGGTTTTTTCCCTGAAAGCTTGGTCGTTGACGAACCAATAAATGTTCCACTGGCAAGCGGAAAAACTTGGCGACCTAAAAACTACAGCCATAAATATAAAGGAACCATGACTGTAAAAGAAGCTCTTACCGAATCAATAAACACGGTCGCCGTACAGATAAGTGAGGCAGTCGGTTATGACAAAGTAATAAATGTCGCGCGCAGACTGGGAGTTACCTCTGAAATACCAAGACTTCCTAGCATAGCGCTTGGAGCTGTTGAGATTTCCTTACTTGAAATCACTAACGCCTACGCTCACCTAGCTAATAACGGAAGAATAATATCGCCATATGGTATATTAGAAATACGCGACACTAAAAATAAAGTAATATATAAGCGCCCACCACCACGCAGAGGGGCTGTGCTTAGCAGCAATAATGTAGCGATGATGAATGAAATGCTAATGGACGTAATTACCAAAGGAACCGGAAGAGCGGCAAATATAGGAAGGTCAGCCGCTGGTAAAACTGGTACTACCTCTGATTATCGTGACGCTTGGTTTATTGGCTATACACCAGACTTAGTAACCGGTGTCTGGGTTGGCAATGATGATAATTCACCGATGAAAAAAGTAACTGGCGGCTCACTTCCAGCAAGAATATGGCGAGAATATATGAAACAATCTCTTGCTAAAGTACCAGCGCATCAGCTTAATATCTCACCAGATTCAAGAACCGACCTGCCATGGCTAACCGACGGACAGAATGAAAATTCCTCAGGGGCAAGCGTTGAATTGGGAACTTCTTTCTGGGAAAAATTGGACAATATAAGGTAAGAGCTAAAGGTTAGTGATTAGTTTTAATTGCATTCACTAATCTCTTTGGCACCTAGCACCTAGCACCTAGCACCCAGCATCTAGCCCCTATAACCTAAGAGTATTTAAGCCTTAGTACAGCCGCTTGCAATGAGTTAACATCAGCTTTATCAGGTGAAATCGGAGCGCCACATTTAACCTCAACCGGTTGAGTAAATCTACGCGGTATAAATCTTTTCCATGATCCTCTGAATTTTCGTGAAAACACACTTCCCCAAAGACCAGATATTGAAATAGGTATAATCGGTACAGAATCCCTACGTATTATAAACTCTATGCCATGCCGAAAACGACCAAGTCCACCAGTAAATGTTAAATATCCTTCCGGAAATATACAGATAAGATCTCCAGCCTTTAGACCTTCAGATATAGCGTCAAACGCCGCTTCCACACTTTTACGATTAGGAGCTATAGGAATCGCTTTCGCCCTTCTCATTAAATGATTAATTAATGGCAGATTATAAATATCCTCATCAATAACATAGCGTACATGCCTGCCACAATTCTCATAAACACCAATATCTATAAGCGGTCCATCAACGTATGAAACATGATTACTTATCAAAATAGCACCACCACAATTCGGTATATTATCAAGACCTCTATAGCTCGGGCGATATATAAAACGGGTTAAATTATGGACTATCTTACGGTAAAATCTATCTATTCCAAAATTAATATTTGGCTTCCTACAACTATGTTTTACAAAATAACCTATATTATAACCATACATACAATCTTAACCTCTTAGCATAATTGTAACATAAAATTAACCAAAATAATAGATGTAAATCAGCTCAACTTATTGGTTTTTATAAAACTATACATAAAAAGCATTTTTTCTACTCCTCTTAACCTTCCATTAAAATATATAGGTTAGAGTTTTCTATAAATTCTTGGATAAACAATTAATTACAACTAAAAATATAGGTTGATTTTATGGCAGTAGATAAGTCTATGCGTATTTTGGTGGTTGATGATTACAACACCATGCGTCGTATTATAAAAAATTTACTAAAACAGCTAGGGTTTGACAATGTAGATGAAGCCGCTGATGGTGGTGAGGCTTTCAAAAAACTTCAGGATAAACCAGCAGGACTAGTTATATCTGACTGGAATATGGAGCCAATGACCGGGCTTGAACTGTTAAAGCTGGTACGAGCTGACGAAAAATTAAAAAACACTCCATTTATCATGGTAACCGCCGAAAGCAAGCCAGAAAACGTAATAGCCGCTAAAAAAGCTGGTGTAAGTAACTACATAGTAAAACCATTCAACGCTGAGACACTTAAAACCAAAATGACCAGCGTTATCGGTGAATTCTAGAATTTAACAAGGAGCATTGTCATGAGCGATATGCAATCAACATTAGGTAGAACTCTGCTTACCAGCATGATAAAAACACGTGAGAGCAAAGGTAAGATAACCTTACAAGATGTCGGTAATATCTTCATTAATCTATCTTCCTCTCTAAATCCACAAAATGGTCTTGCTGATAGTTTTGTCCATCAGGAAATCGCGAAGCTGGCGCAATATATCGGCGACGCTAAAAATGAGATTTTCGCGATTCAAACTAATGCTAAGGCTGAGGACGCTATTAACGATGCCTCCCTACATTTAGAGGAAGTAGTAAAAGCCACCGAAGACGCTACCAATACAATCATGGACGCGGCAGACGCTGTGCAAGGAGCTGCTAGTGGGATAGGAGGAGAAAACGAGCAAAAAATTATGGATGCTACCACCATTATTTATGACGCTTGCACCTTTCAGGACATTACCGGACAACGTATTCGCAAAGTAATTACCTTGCTTGAAAATATAGAGGATAGAGTAAGCAAACTTAATAATCTATTTGGGACAGCTCCTGAAATACAGCAAGATGGCGTGGAAAAAGATCCTACAAAAATAGAGCTTCCAGAAAATGATACAGATCTACTAAATGGCCCTCAACTTGCCGAGCAAGCCTCATCTCAAGATGAGATAGACGCATTGCTTGCAAGTATGAATTAGATAGTATAGATACTTCTATATCCTAATAAATATCATATAGTAAGCGGTAATAATATGGCAGATTTTCGCACTGAGTCCGACTCTTTCGGTAATATAGAAGTTCCATCTGATAAATATTGGGGAGCGCAAACCCAACGTAGCCTACAAAATTTCAAAATAGGTGACGAAACCATGCCAACGCCTTTTATAAAAGCGTTTGGTATATTAAAACTAGCCGCCGCTAAAGTTAACATACAACTTGGTGTGCTTGATAAAAATATTGGTGAGAAAATCATACAAGCGACTCAGGAAGTAATAGGTGGAAAAATGGAAGGAAATTTTCCTCTCGTAGTATGGCAGACCGGTAGTGGCACACAAACTAACATGAACACAAACGAGGTTATCTCCAACCGTGCCATAGAACTTTCCGGCGGTGTTATGGGTAGCAAAAACCCAGTGCACCCTAACGACCACGTAAATATGGGACAATCCAGCAATGATTCTTTCCCAACAGCCATGCACATAGCTGCCGCAAGTGAAATAAATAACCATTTAATACCCGCCCTTAAACATCTACACTCGGCTCTTGCTAAAAAATCTGAGGAATTCGCTGATATAATAAAAATCGGACGCACCCACTTGCAGGACGCTACCCCGCTTAAACTTGGTCAAGAATTTTCCGGCTACACCAAACAAATAGAAAACGCCATACGCCGTGCTAACTCCACCCTACCCGCCCTATATGAGCTAGCGCAGGGTGGAACCGCTGTCGGCACCGGAATCAATTCTAAAAAAGGCTTCGCTGAAGCCTTTGCTAAAGAAGTTGCGGAAATCACCAAACTACCTTTTGTTACCGCTCCTAACAAATTTGAGGCACTTGCCACTCACGATGCTATGGTGGAAGCTTCCGGCGTGCTTAATACCATCGCTGTTTCCATAATGAAAATAGCAAATGATATTCGCCTGCTTGCCAGTGGTCCACGTTGTGGTCTTGGTGAAATATCCTTGCCGGAAAATGAACCGGGAAGCTCCATAATGCCAGGAAAAGTAAACCCAACGCAAAATGAGGCGATAACTATGGTCTGCGCGCAGGTCATGGGCAATCACACCGCTGTTACCATCGGTGGCGCTAACGGGCATTTTGAGCTTAACGTGTTCAAGCCGGTTATAATCTACAATGTTCTACAATCAATCCGCCTCATCGCTGACGCTTGCGTAAGTTTCACTGATAACTGCGTGGTAGG from Rickettsiales bacterium includes these protein-coding regions:
- a CDS encoding PBP1A family penicillin-binding protein; translation: MALKSYIKKIFSTKKKKNKKRRTNSKKTGNTRKNYGSTGKSSAKKKVSTANSRLAVYPSYRRGQHRSLKQKIFIFLFKISLLGAVIVAIIIGAVMVSLPPIDKLNKLNKSQSILIKSEDGEIIGSFGDVYGEYIPYSELPRSLIDAVVATEDRSFFQHFGIDPIGLARATITNISAGRVVQGGSTITQQVAKNVFLTPERTLSRKFREILLAFKLEYKFSKQEILSIYLNRVYLGSGTYGIDAAAKRYFEKSARDLNLAESAIIAGLLKAPSRYAPNRNPKNSQKRANQILVNMKNAGYLNDNQLRKAQLKLNSSMKNRKPNSQNSLYFADWIVDRIPEYVGNINEDLVVITTLNPDWQNIAEKSINEIIEKNGKKLHVQQAALISMSPDGAVRSMMGGTSYAESQYNRVTQAQRQPGSAFKMFVYLAGLEGGFFPESLVVDEPINVPLASGKTWRPKNYSHKYKGTMTVKEALTESINTVAVQISEAVGYDKVINVARRLGVTSEIPRLPSIALGAVEISLLEITNAYAHLANNGRIISPYGILEIRDTKNKVIYKRPPPRRGAVLSSNNVAMMNEMLMDVITKGTGRAANIGRSAAGKTGTTSDYRDAWFIGYTPDLVTGVWVGNDDNSPMKKVTGGSLPARIWREYMKQSLAKVPAHQLNISPDSRTDLPWLTDGQNENSSGASVELGTSFWEKLDNIR
- a CDS encoding 1-acyl-sn-glycerol-3-phosphate acyltransferase: MYGYNIGYFVKHSCRKPNINFGIDRFYRKIVHNLTRFIYRPSYRGLDNIPNCGGAILISNHVSYVDGPLIDIGVYENCGRHVRYVIDEDIYNLPLINHLMRRAKAIPIAPNRKSVEAAFDAISEGLKAGDLICIFPEGYLTFTGGLGRFRHGIEFIIRRDSVPIIPISISGLWGSVFSRKFRGSWKRFIPRRFTQPVEVKCGAPISPDKADVNSLQAAVLRLKYS
- a CDS encoding response regulator: MAVDKSMRILVVDDYNTMRRIIKNLLKQLGFDNVDEAADGGEAFKKLQDKPAGLVISDWNMEPMTGLELLKLVRADEKLKNTPFIMVTAESKPENVIAAKKAGVSNYIVKPFNAETLKTKMTSVIGEF
- a CDS encoding protein phosphatase CheZ; its protein translation is MSDMQSTLGRTLLTSMIKTRESKGKITLQDVGNIFINLSSSLNPQNGLADSFVHQEIAKLAQYIGDAKNEIFAIQTNAKAEDAINDASLHLEEVVKATEDATNTIMDAADAVQGAASGIGGENEQKIMDATTIIYDACTFQDITGQRIRKVITLLENIEDRVSKLNNLFGTAPEIQQDGVEKDPTKIELPENDTDLLNGPQLAEQASSQDEIDALLASMN
- the fumC gene encoding class II fumarate hydratase; translation: MADFRTESDSFGNIEVPSDKYWGAQTQRSLQNFKIGDETMPTPFIKAFGILKLAAAKVNIQLGVLDKNIGEKIIQATQEVIGGKMEGNFPLVVWQTGSGTQTNMNTNEVISNRAIELSGGVMGSKNPVHPNDHVNMGQSSNDSFPTAMHIAAASEINNHLIPALKHLHSALAKKSEEFADIIKIGRTHLQDATPLKLGQEFSGYTKQIENAIRRANSTLPALYELAQGGTAVGTGINSKKGFAEAFAKEVAEITKLPFVTAPNKFEALATHDAMVEASGVLNTIAVSIMKIANDIRLLASGPRCGLGEISLPENEPGSSIMPGKVNPTQNEAITMVCAQVMGNHTAVTIGGANGHFELNVFKPVIIYNVLQSIRLIADACVSFTDNCVVGITANRERITKLMNESLMLVTALNPHIGYDNAARIAKKAHKEGTSLKEAGIALELLTAEQFDKWVIPELMVSPRD